From the genome of Primulina eburnea isolate SZY01 chromosome 12, ASM2296580v1, whole genome shotgun sequence, one region includes:
- the LOC140807680 gene encoding peroxisomal ATPase PEX1-like, whose amino-acid sequence MGRQLLHLLQRVDQICLMPALLRPGRLDRLLFCDFRSQRERLDILAVLSRKLPMACDVDLEPVTYMTEGFSGADLQALLSDAQLEAVHKLLDSQGSNTSGKMPVITNALLKSVSSKTKSSVADAEKRRLYDIYS is encoded by the exons TCGACCAGATTTGCTTGATGCCTGCCCTTCTACGGCCCGGCAGGCTGGACCGCCTCTTATTTTGTGACTTTCGATCACAACGAGAAAGGTTGGATATCCTTGCAGTCCTTTCAAGAAAG TTACCAATGGCTTGTGATGTCGACTTGGAACCTGTAACTTATATGACCGAAGGCTTTAGTGGAGCTGACCTTCAAGCTCTTCTTTCCGATGCACAGCTTGAAGCAGTCCACAAGCTTCTGGACAGCCAAGGTAGCAACACGTCTGGAAAGATGCCAGTGATCACCAATGCTCTTTTAAAGTCCGTTTCATCCAAAACTAAATCATCAGTTGCAGATGCTGAGAAGCGGAGATTGTATGATATTTACTCTTGA